One Bacteroidota bacterium genomic region harbors:
- a CDS encoding glycosyl hydrolase, translated as MNRVYSPVSLLFLFSIVLCSCRHEVSERKKDKEEMNDWLINQRMYPYGNVDYAAYRRAVQYVRNEQEQMRRAGNRNIWEFAGPQNVGGRITDVEMHASSLQTMYLCAASGGIFKSTDGGGSWNPIFDDQPSLSIGDLAIAPSNPDILYAGTGEANAGGGSLTYDGMGVYKSTDGGNQWTHVGLDSTRNTGRIAIHPFNPDIAYAATMGDLFGDTPQRGLYKTSDGGNSWQQILFQNDSTGAIDVVVHPQNPDTVWACMWTRVRRPDRRHYGGPASGIYRSFDGGNSWTNLTSGLNLPGNAGRIGIAISQSDPDVLYATVTDEFGYNVSIYKSIDLGSNWAAISSPTAGDFGYWYGRIKVDPTDPNIVYAVDFDLYKTTDGGLTWNQMSSMVHVDQHEVYIHPLNHDFVLLGNDGGLYTSFDGGVNWMHDESLPITQFYTCEVDEQNPSRLFGGAQDNGVQTTPSGSFNDWYDIWYGDGFGVLVDPNDPSYVYAASQYGNINSGLTGIDPQDRFNWNTPFVLNPINTNSIYLASNHVYKSTDRGQHWTQISQDLTGNTGVAIAYPIVYETVTSISVSAADTNVIYAGTDDGHVWVTNNEGASWTEISIGLPVRWVTRVTADPHDAQKVYVTLSGYRYHDNMSHVYMTNNGGQSWNDIGGNLPDVPVNDLVIDTVNAMLYLGTDVGVFFTNEGGSNWQLLGTGLPTVPITDLRIHYPTMHLYAATYGRSMYKYDLGITAGVNNVSSQENKANMKLYPSLITDHTTIEINLPEAMNGTLSMHDISGRQIKIIQKGNYPKGKTRVQLNLSDQEKSFMQQGIVFLKLHGDNGAMVSTKGVFIN; from the coding sequence ATGAATCGAGTGTATAGCCCTGTTTCACTTTTATTTTTATTCAGCATAGTGCTTTGTTCCTGCCGGCATGAAGTTTCAGAACGGAAGAAAGACAAAGAAGAGATGAACGACTGGCTGATCAATCAGCGGATGTATCCTTACGGTAATGTGGATTATGCAGCATACCGTCGGGCTGTTCAGTATGTCAGAAACGAACAGGAGCAAATGCGTCGTGCCGGCAACAGAAACATCTGGGAATTTGCCGGTCCGCAGAATGTCGGTGGCCGGATCACCGATGTGGAAATGCACGCGTCATCACTACAGACAATGTATCTCTGTGCCGCGTCGGGTGGAATTTTCAAATCGACAGATGGCGGAGGTTCCTGGAATCCGATCTTCGATGACCAGCCGTCACTTTCAATTGGCGACCTTGCGATCGCGCCATCCAATCCGGATATTTTGTATGCGGGAACCGGAGAAGCCAATGCCGGAGGCGGTTCGCTGACGTATGACGGAATGGGTGTTTACAAATCAACAGACGGAGGAAATCAATGGACACATGTTGGTCTTGATTCCACGCGCAATACAGGACGCATCGCCATTCATCCATTTAATCCTGACATAGCCTACGCCGCGACGATGGGAGATTTGTTTGGCGACACTCCGCAACGCGGACTTTACAAAACTTCAGACGGAGGAAACAGCTGGCAACAAATACTTTTTCAAAATGATTCTACCGGAGCCATCGATGTTGTTGTTCATCCGCAAAACCCGGATACGGTTTGGGCCTGTATGTGGACGCGCGTGCGCAGACCGGATCGCAGACATTACGGAGGTCCCGCATCCGGAATTTATCGCTCCTTCGATGGGGGAAATTCATGGACGAATCTGACTTCAGGATTGAATCTTCCGGGCAATGCCGGACGCATAGGCATCGCCATTTCTCAAAGTGATCCGGATGTTCTCTACGCGACAGTTACCGATGAATTCGGATACAATGTTTCTATTTATAAAAGTATCGACCTTGGCTCGAACTGGGCGGCGATCTCTTCTCCAACAGCCGGTGATTTCGGCTATTGGTACGGACGTATAAAAGTAGATCCCACTGATCCGAACATTGTGTACGCTGTTGATTTCGATTTATACAAAACAACAGACGGCGGATTAACCTGGAACCAGATGTCTTCCATGGTTCATGTTGATCAACATGAAGTTTACATTCACCCGCTTAATCATGATTTTGTACTGCTTGGAAATGACGGTGGTTTATACACCTCTTTCGATGGTGGTGTCAACTGGATGCATGATGAATCATTGCCGATCACACAGTTTTATACTTGTGAAGTGGATGAACAAAATCCTTCGCGTTTGTTTGGAGGAGCACAGGACAATGGCGTGCAGACCACACCCAGCGGTTCTTTCAACGACTGGTACGACATCTGGTACGGAGACGGTTTTGGAGTACTCGTTGATCCGAATGATCCTTCGTATGTGTATGCCGCCAGTCAATATGGCAACATCAATTCCGGATTAACGGGAATCGACCCGCAGGATCGTTTTAACTGGAACACACCATTTGTATTGAATCCGATTAACACCAATTCAATTTATCTTGCGTCTAATCATGTTTACAAATCAACGGATCGTGGTCAGCACTGGACGCAAATCAGTCAGGATCTTACGGGGAATACCGGTGTCGCGATAGCTTATCCCATCGTGTACGAAACCGTCACTTCCATTTCTGTGAGCGCTGCTGATACGAATGTTATTTATGCCGGCACAGACGACGGACATGTTTGGGTCACCAACAATGAAGGAGCCAGCTGGACAGAAATCAGTATCGGCTTACCGGTGCGATGGGTCACACGTGTTACAGCAGATCCGCACGATGCGCAAAAAGTGTATGTTACTCTTTCCGGATATCGTTACCACGACAACATGTCTCATGTGTACATGACGAACAATGGCGGACAAAGCTGGAATGATATCGGAGGAAATCTTCCGGATGTTCCTGTGAACGATCTGGTGATTGATACCGTCAACGCGATGCTTTATCTCGGAACAGATGTTGGTGTATTTTTTACAAACGAAGGCGGAAGTAACTGGCAACTTCTTGGAACCGGTTTACCAACCGTTCCAATTACGGACTTACGCATTCATTATCCGACAATGCATCTCTACGCCGCGACCTACGGACGATCCATGTATAAGTATGATCTCGGAATCACTGCGGGGGTGAATAACGTTTCTTCTCAGGAGAACAAAGCAAATATGAAATTATATCCTTCATTGATTACGGATCACACGACGATAGAAATTAATTTGCCTGAGGCAATGAACGGCACACTTTCAATGCACGATATTTCAGGAAGGCAAATAAAAATTATTCAAAAGGGAAATTATCCCAAAG